The genomic window gatgtgatctaagtgactttgactgtggaatgattgttagtgccagatggggtggtttgagtatctcaaactgctgaACTCTgggggttttcatgcacaacagtctccagagtttacagagaatggtgcgaaaaacaaacaaaacaccCAATGagtgttgagagcatcctgagcagctgcatcactgcctggttcgggaattgcaccatctcagagcgcaagaccctgcagcggatagtgaggtcagctgagaagatcatcggggtctctcttcctgccactacacacatttacaccacacgctgcacccacaaagttaacagcattgtgaaggaccccacacacccctcacacaaactcttctccctcctgccatctgacaaaaggtaccgaagcattcgggctcccaCGATCAGACCGTgcaacagttccttcccccaagctatcagactcctcaatatccagagtctagactgacatctacatgaCTTATTAtgttgaaatttgtcctctaccgTGCCTATTGTCTTATTAATTACTGTACTACCCTGCACTGTTTTGGGCACTTTACGTAGTCCTgcataggtctgtagtctagtgtaggtttgtgttgtttcatgtaaaaCTGTgatcctggaggaatgttgttccaTTTTTACTGcggactgtaccagcagtttatggctgaaatgacaataaaaagccacttgacttgacttgagaggcAGCTCTGTGGGCGatagcaccttgttaatgagagaggtcagaggagagtggtcagattggtttaagctgacagtaactcaagtgacCAGGTGTTacaagtgatgtgcagaagagcacctctacacacacaacacgttgaaccttgaagtggatgggttgcagcagcagaaggccatacTGGGGCCCAATACCGTACCTAATAGAACGTCCACTGACTATAAACAAATACTGTTTTTCAAAAAAGTTGATATGAACCGGTTGCAAAGCCCAGTGACAGAAATTTCTCAATTTCATTTCAGTTGGAACCAGTATGGGATTTGCATGTTGTGAAATGTTTTATAGGTATAataatcatgaaggatcccacccaccctcatTATGGACCCTTAGTTCCAGCATTCATGCAGGATTAACAGTTACtatccccaagccatcagactgatcaataTCTCCACCGATTTACGTGCCCCACCACTGTTAGGCTCACATCATAATGTACATACTATCACTTTAACAGTTACTTTTCCACCCTGTTCTATACATCTTTTATATTGGTGTTTGTTTTattgtgttgtgttctttatgctgcaggagatccagagtaacaaacattTTGCTCTCCTTTACGCTCGAGTACTGAAGACAATCAACAGGTCCACAAACCCACGAAAAACAGCCCCACTattctgctctctttttacaATACCTACATACATTTCTCATTGCAATTTCTAAAATTCCAGCTAACTGGGCCATCGGTTAACAGCACAGCAGCTTTTTTTTGGGACAACTGTTAAAAGATAAACACTAACTGAGAAAGTAGCTGggatctgtgggtatatttaaggagaaagttgatcatttcccgaccagtcagggcatcaaaggcaaGAAGGCAagttatggggttgagtgggtccCAGGATCAGCatgacagaatggcagagcagacctgatgggctgaactgtcttaattctactcctaagtcttatggtcttatttccttcatttatttgggacaatatgttacttaattgggacagaagattcagaatcaggtttattatcctgaagtttttgagtttatttgttgacatgccaaatcttttcaaactaaTAAAGCAAAGCCGcagtcctgccttctttataactacatcgatatgttgggaccaggttatatcctcagagatcttgacacccaggaacttgaagctgctcactcttgcCGAATAGTTTCTAACCAGCATTAGTCACGTGCACTTGTGTGCCTGTTAGGGTACTACAGCATGCTTagggcaaacagtttttaaaatcagcatcagttgcatgcgtttgtgttcaaaaagcagtgatttttgtcatgaTAGCTCACGAGAAATAAACAGAAAGCCAATTCAGAACTGACCTGCATTCAGGCTTGGGGATGAAAGAAAAGCCCAGGAGTGAAGAGgtaacaatttcactacttcaacaagttaggcacaatgaggaatttgaaggtatcgacaatcagcttgatgttacaatgaaaatgaaggctTGGAGGAtgcaacagtttctaactagtgacaGTCGAGTACACTTACGTGACCGTTAAACACGACTCTATTCTtaaagcaaacagtttttaaaatagtgTCAGCTGCATGATTTTGTGTTATTCATTTGGGCTGACCGACACCGAACTAAAAAAGTGATTTTTGACACTGCTTCATGCTGGAAGACAATAAGGGCAGTCCAAATCTGCGTTGAATTTGTCCATTTACAGTCAAAAGCACacggcagcatacactggatgaattcctccgtcaATGACTACTAAACgtggcaaaagcttttttttttacaacctctaataccactttcaaggaattatggatctgtattcccagatccttcagctctaccacactcttcagtacCCCACTGTTCACTGTGCAAGTTCTAGCCTGGtgggtcctcccaaagtgcactcacacttgtctgcattaagttccatctgccatgtttcagcccatttttccagttgttccagatcctgctgcaagctttgatagtcctcttcgctgtccactacaccctgaattttggtgtcatccacaaatttactgatccagttaactacacAATCATCCAGATCGCTGGCAACTCTCTTTGACCACCCcccggcttctcccacaaagccaatctcCCATCAGCGATATTGTCAAAGCTTTGCTAACATCTACGCACACACCATCCACCgtcttaccttcatcaactttcctggtagcttctcaaaaaaactctaagattggttagcTATGACTTACCaagacttttgcccagtactgtagtatttttatgtattgcactgttctgctacCAGATGTGTgtgtaatgataaacctgattctgatatgagtctctactGGGGACTGAGAATggtaaggggaagggagaggggagggagcgggaagcacccagagagacattctgtaatgataaataaaccaattgtttagaatcaaatgaccttgtctggtgacacaggactgggtgtgtctgtacccgcaCCACTCCCACTCTGCCACCTATTTTACATTTctcccacggcactccacccattcccaacatcctttgcttcggccagattcacaaactcactctccactctacattgagaaatacagtactgtgtaaaatttgtatgcaattatatatacatgcctatgacttctgcacagtacccTTTATCCTATCCCTTAGGATACCTTCCAATAACATTCCCACTATTGACACCAGTCTATAAtatcctggcttattcttaaagCCCTTTTTTAAGTTAAATTATTAACaaagtatatgtatgtgtgtgtgtgtgtgtgtgtgtgtgtgtgtgtatatatattttttctacaggactggtttgtcattgccttcttctgggcagtgtctttacaagatgagtgaccccagccattaccaatagtcttcagagattttctgcctgGCATTAGTGGTGGCATCCCCAGGGccatgtgctcagtccactgctgttcactctgctgacccatgactgtgctgcaacacacagctcgaaccacatcatcaagttcaccaatgaaaCCACCatagtgggtctcatcagcaagaacgacaagtcagcttacagagaggaggtgcagcggctaacggactggtgcagagccaacaacctgtctcttaatgtgaacaaaacaaaacagatgtttgttgacttcaggagggcacggagcaaccactccccgctgaacatcgacggctcctcggtagagatcgtaaagaacaccaaatttcttggtgttcacctgacggagaatctcacctggtccctcaacaccagctccatagcaaagaaagcccagcagcgtctctactttttgcgaaggctgaggaaagtccatctcccaccccccatcctcatcacattcgacaggggttgcattgagagcatcctgagcagctgcatcactgcctggttcggaaattgcaccatctcggatcgcagcggatagtgaggtcagctgagaagatcattggggtctctcttcccgccatcacggacatttacactacacactgcatccgcaaaggaaacagcattatgaaggaccccatgcactcctcatacagtctcttctccctcctgccatctgggaaaaggcaccgaagcattcaggctctcacgaccagactatgtaacagtttcttctcccaagctatcagactcctcaatacccgaagcctggactgacaccttgccctgttgtcctgtttattatttattgtaatgcctgcactgtttttatgcactttatgcagtccagtgtaggtctgtagactaatgtagctttctctgtgtttttttttaattacgtagttcagtctagttttttgtactgtcatgtaaaccatggtcctgaaaaacgttgtctcatttttactgtgtactgtaccagcagttatggttgaaatgacaataaaagtgacttgacgacttgtgatctgcaccggctgctcgtacgaccatccaccacctgctcccatgacttcacatgaccctgataggGGGCGAAGCAGGTGCTACGCCTTGCCcagggatgacctgcaggctagcggagcaCCTCAACTTCCTTGGGAGAGAcatctccatcccaccacccaaaTGTGCATTTAAGCTTTTAATAAGCTAATTAATCAAACAATGCTTCAACTCCCAAGCTCACTTGGTACTATGTTAATTGATTTTCTTCTGAAAAAGTTTGCCATGTGACTACAAAAATAGCAAATAAATATCCAGCTGACAGGCTTCCAATTCCAGTTAATGTGAAAACAGTAATTTTTGCGAAGTTTCTGTGTACATAATCTCAGCACATGCCACAGTTCTGTCGACTGCAGGCAGGTTTACAAATGGAAGCAAACacctgcaggaggaactcagtgctCGAGCAGCACTTTTCACATTGGCGAGGTAGCATAGGGGTTAGCACAAAACTTTATAGCACtcgcgacctgggttcaattcctgccatttgTAGGCTTTCCCTGAAACCtcgcagatttcctccaggtgctccggtttcctcccactgtcctaaGACAgaccggttggtaggttgattggccgttgtaaattgtcccgtgattaggtgagGATTAAACCCGGGGATCTTGGGCagcctggctcaaagggccagaagggccaattcCACGCTATCTCAATTCTAAAATATTTTAATTCTTAGCAGCATCGGCTGAGTTCTTCTGGCAGCCTGACCTCTGCTCCATACTCCAAGTACAAGCAGTTTCTTGTGCACTGCCAGGTTAACAAACTACAATTAGAGACAGCAGCTTTACTCACTGAATCTTACAAGTTGCAAAATTGTAAACTTCCTGTTGTAGACGAGAAGGGCCCACTCATTCGGACTGGCTGAGAGTCCAGGGCCAGGCAAAAAGATCTGGCGGGTCGGATGCATCCCTGGCTCACAGCCAGGCCAGCCGAATGCACAGCTTTCAATAACGGTGCGATTAAGACCAGCGAAACTCACCATTGGAGGAACGTGTCGTTTTCAGAAAGCTTGACCActgaaggagatggcagagggcaTGTGCAGCTGAGAGAGACAAGACCTCATGTGTGTctttttctaaaaacagctttGTTTCTGGATTGAAACCAAGAGAGGCCAACAAATATAGGAAACACTAGCGGATGGGTCTTGGTATCTCATTCGAGGGTATCCAAACACCTCTGCTCAAATCGATGGAGAATGGTAGGAGAGCACGGGTTGAATGTGTTAGCACAACTGAGCAGAGGAAAGGGTCATCACACAATGGTGCAGAGACAGAAGGCACCCAGACTTACCCAGGAAACTCAAGGGTTCATGACACAAGACTAtacagacacaggagcagacaccaacagaatcaacaaactaatttgtaaggccagtgatgttgtgggggtggaactggaccctctgacggtggtgtctgaaaagaggatgctgtccaagttgcatgccatcttggacaatgactcccatccactccataatgtactggttaggcacaggagtacattcagccagagactcattccaccgagatgtaacactgagcgtcataggaagtatttcctgcctgtggccttcaaactttacaactcctccctcggagtgtcagacaccctgagccaataggctggtcctggacataattccacttggaataatttacttattattatttaattatttgtggttttatattgctgtatttctacactattcttggttggtgcgtctgtaacgaaacccaatttccctcgggatcattaaagtatgtctgtctgtctgagtatAATTAGGCCAATTGAcacagtctgctccaccattccatttatcatccctctcatgtCCCATTCACTTCTACACTCTATTCAGAATAGAGTCCTATTCTGCTGTcgtctccacataacctttgatgccctaattatgaacctatcaccctctgctttaaatacactcgaTGACTTGGCCCCCAAGTGGCAACAAATATTGTACGTTTCAGGCAGAGGCCTTCAAGCAGACACgtttctgtcctgatgaagggcctcggcccaaaacatcgattgtttattcctctccggagatgctacctgaccagcaATTGAGAAAACTCAGTTTCTATCACGACTGATTAATTACTGATTAAACCAGCCCAATTTCACTCTTGTCCAAGACGTGCCAATGAACACAGTCTCACACCTACCACCAGTACCAACTCCCTGGTACCTCACGTTTATTTGGTTAGCGCTACTCAGTTAAAAAATCCTCCCCACCAATTTGCCATTTATTTAGTATTGACAAGGCCAAGTTGCTTGCTCAGGACAAGTAGAACTCTTGCAAGGAGCTAGCCAGATACAAACCCAGGACCCCTCACCCTGAAATCTGGTGCAACTGCCATTAATCAGTACCAGAATGTTATTAGCATGCATAGTGCAACCTAGCTCTCAGCTTTCAGCCAGTGATGCCTTCATTATCTGGTGACCAAGAACAGCCCAGGCCAACACTCATCAGACCTTGTACCAACCAGCGAGGAAGCCCACccactctgggcctgtatttacaaGGAGCTTGAACTAGAAAAGAACAAGGATGcacggcattggtcagactgcactcgaGTACTGTGAGTGCTTTTGACCCTTCATCGAAGGAAGcatatgctggcattggggaggttCTACAGGGGGTTCACAAGAATGGCACAGGGAATTATAAAGTGTTAACAACGAGCAGCATTTGGTGGTTTcatgcctgtacttgctggagtttagaagggggTGGGCTCCTCATTGACACCAAGCAAATATtgaatagagtggacatggaaaggcttttccaacagtgggagagtctaggatcagaggtaGCAGTCCTCAGAATGGGACATcgttagtacagagatgaggaggaatttctttaaccaaggttggaatctgtgcaattcattgccacagttggcaagtcattgggtgatttttatttattgagatacagtgtggaacaggccctctggGCCACGTCACCCGACAATTCCgcaatttaatccaagcctaattaTGACCACGATTCAATTAAACGTTCCTCCCCGCCAATTTGCCGCATCAGGCAGCGACCAATGACCAACTACGCTACTAATCGGTACATCACTGGACTGTGGTactggagcatctggaagaaactcgtgcgatcacagggagaatgtaccaactcctcACAGCCCCACGGTAGccaaagttgataggttcttgattactaatGGTGGGAAAGCTTATGGCGgtatgggtggggtggggtggggtgggggggcgagaggcaggaaaatggggtggaaggggataataaatcagctgtgaatgaatggcggagcagactccgaTGACTTACGGCAAACCACAAGAGAGTAATCATGGGACAGGAGTACAAAGGTGTAGCACAATGCTCAGCCAAGAATCTGCAGTCAGAGGCAACATCAAAAGTCAAAACAGACCCAAGTATATACACGCCACCTTATACCCAGAGACCACTTTATTTACTACAAGGTGGTGTCACTGAGAgaatgttcgtggtcttctgctgctgtagcacatGCACTTCAACATCTTGTGCAttcagatgctcttctgcacgctgTTGTAACACGGGATTATTGaattactgccaccttcctgtcagcttcgaccagcctggccattcccctcacacctctctcatcaacagggtggctttgcccacagaattgctgtTCACCCGATTTTTCTTTTGTCTTTCGTACCATTCCCTgtgaactctggagactgttatgTGCGAAAagcccaggagatcagcactttctgagatactcaaaccaccccgtctggcaccaacaatcatgccacagtcaaagtcacttagatcacatttcttcctcattctggtgtctggtctgaacaataactgaacttctcgaccatgtctgcatgcttctatgcattaagttgctgtcaagtgattggttgattagaaatTTGcctgaatgagcaggtgtacctaataaagatgcCACAGGGTGTTTTTACATTAATATTAATttacttgcaagcatttacaggaaaataaagaaatacaaaatttTCTTAAATAAGATAAGAAACTAACCTTTTTTGAACTCTTCCAACATTGTATCCAATCTGGTGTCATAGAAGACAAagtgcaaagagtggttgtagaattTGGTTATGGTCTTAAGGGGGACGCAGTCATCAGGGTCGACAAAAGCCAGGTCCTTCACGTAGAGTATATCAACAATATTGGACTTTTCCTGCTCGTACACAGGAATCCGAGTGTAACCCGTCTCCATGATCTCAGACATTGTACTAAAATCCAGAATAGTGTCCTTGTTCACCATGTAGCAGTCGTGGATGGGGGTCATGACATCCTCCACCGTTTTGCTCCTCAGCTCCAGAGCACCCTGGATCATGTTCAGCTCTCCCTTGTCCAGCCCATTATACGGCCCCGTCACCTTCAGCATCTCCATGATCTTCTCGCGGCTGTACACCTTGCCGATCTCCTGGCCCAGGATAAGGTCCAGGAACTTGCTGATTGGGAAGGACAGGGGGAAGGTGAGGAGCATGAAGAGCTTGGTCAGGACGATGGTTCTGGCACCCACGGCCAGGCCGTGTCTGGAGCAGAGCGCCTGAGGCACGATCTCGCCCAGGATGACGATGCCGATGGTGGAAGTCACCACGGTGACCCAGCCGGAGCCCAGCAGCTCGTCCAGGAGCACGGTGAGGGTGCTGTTGACCAGGACGTTGCCCAACAACAGGGAGCACAGCAGGTAGTTGCCCTGGCGGCGCACCGGCTCGATGCTCTTAGCGTGGCGGCGCTCCGAGTCAGTGCCGCAGTTCTGTACGATCCGGAGCTCCATGGGGTCCAGCGCCATGAGGCCCAGGTTGAGGCCGCTGAAGATTCCCGACAGAGCCAGCAGGAACAAGGTGAGGACGATGTGCAGCCAGAGCGGCATCAGCGGCTCCCGCAGCTCCAGCACCACGATGCGAGTGTCGTTGCCCGGGTGGAGCATCCACGCCGATCCGTTCCAAGTGCACAGCATGAACAACCGGAACTCTTCGTTCTTGCGGAGTGGTCTGACTTTCAGTCTGAGCACAGCCGAGGAGTCGCGGCTCACCTCCACCTGCCGCTGCACCTCGATGTCTTTGGAGTGGTGCGGGCACAGCCCGCCGCCGGCCTGGCTGGCGTTGCCCTCCGCCTCGGCGAACGCCAGCAGTCTCCACGCGTCGCGACCCAAGTTGGTGCCAAAGACGCGCAGCCTCACCGTGCTGTCCTCGGTCACCTGCAGCGCGTCAGGTTGAGAGGCGGCCAGCGCCGCCACCAGAGACGGCCGCGCCTCGGGCATCTCGGCCGCGTCCTCCAGCCGCAGCCCCGAGATGAGAAAGGCGCCGGCGCCGGCCCCGGCCCCGGGCACCGCCGACTGCAGTAACAGCGCCGTCAGGATGCAGCCGCAGCAGCCGCGCCTCAGCCTCGCCATGTTGTAACATTCGCCAGCATCGCGCTGCCACCCAATGGCAAGCCGCCCGCCCATCTCCCGCCGCTCGGCCAATCGCAACGCCGGCCCCGCCCACGTCCTCTTTTTATTAGTCCTACCTATTGTCCATCACAAGTCCCCCTCAATGCCTCCTCATTTATCGGTTTACTTCTCCGTCACTCGATAGGTTCCCGCCCCCACCCGTGTTCCCGCCCTCCTCCAGTATTGACCAACTGAGGCCCTGAGACCCGCCAACTCCTCTGTTTATTGGTCCAAGCTGCCGTCAGTCGTGAGGCGGGGCACTGGCGGTAAATAAGACTGCGACAAATCCCTGCCCGACCTTTCTGATAATATGCGCCTCCAAGCTCCAGCCAATCAGAATCCTCTGTCCTCCCATTCTTATTGGTCAATTGCGTTGGGATTTTCGCTGGGAGTCCTCCCGTGGTGTCCCTGTCAATGACAATGGAGAGGCCGCAAGAGTCAACTTGTCATGGCAACAGGCCATTTAGCCCGTCGCCAATATACCGCACTGAGCAAGGAGTGCTGCCCCAATCATCATTAAAGACCCGGACCGTCCAGGCCACGCTCgcttctcgctactaccatcaacgttcaaagtaaatttacttccaagtacctatatgtcaccgtgagatttattttcttgcaggcattcgcagGACATAcaagaaacacgatagaatccatgaaaaaccatccaaaagacaacaagctgtgcaaatccAAAACAAGAAAGAAACAAACGGGCAATAAATATCGATTgactgagttgtagagtcattaAAAGTGAGTTCTTTGGTTGTTGGAACAGTTGAGTGATGGGGCGAATGAAGTTACCCCCTCCGGTTCAAGAGTCTAATCGTTGtcgggtaataaccgttcctgaacctggtggtgagggtcctcaagctcctgtaccaccttcttgatggcagtcgacttgatgaagggttttggcctggaacaatagacagtaggtgcaggagtaggccattcggcccttctagccaggaccaccattcactatgatcacggctgatcatacacaatcagaaccccgttcctgccctctccccatatcccttgaccccgctatctataagagctctatctaactctctcttgaatgcatccagagacttggcctccactgccttctgggccagagcattccacatatccgccactctctgggtgaaaaagttcttccacatctctgttctaaatggcctaccccttattcttaaactgtggcctctagttctggactcacccatcagcgggaacatgcttcctgcctccagcatgtccaatcccttaataatcttatatatttcaatcagatcccctctcatccttctaaattccagtgtatacaagtccagttgctccaatctttcaacatatgacagtcctgccattccaggaattaaccttgtgaacctacgctgcattccctcaatagcaagaatgtccttcctcaaatttggagaccaaaactacacacaatactccaggtggggtctcatcagggccctgtacagctgcaggaggacctctttactcctatactcagtccctcttgttataaaggccagcatgccattagctttcttcactgcctgctgtacctgcatgcttgctttcattgactgatgtacaagaacacctagattttgttgtacttccccttttcctaacttgactctatttagttagtaatctgccttcctgttcttgccaccaaagtggataacctcacatttatccgcattaaactgcatctgccatacatttgcccactcacccaacctgtccaagtcaccctgcattctcataatatcctcctgacatttcacactgccacccagctttgtgtcatcggcaaatttgctaatgttacttttaatcccttcatttaaatcattaatgtatattgtaaacagctgcagtcccagcaccgaaccctgcggcaccccactgtTCACAGTCTGCCATTTCGAAagagacccgttaatcgctactctttgcttcctgtcagccagccaatttccaatccatgtcagtactctgcccccaatgccatgtgccctaattttgcccactaatctcctatgtgggactttatcaaaagctttctggaagtccaggtatactacatccactggctctcccttgtccattttcatagttacatcctcaaaaaactccagaagattagtcaagcgtgattttcccttcataaatccatgctgacttggactgatccttctactgctatccaaatgtgcaaaCGTTAACTCTTCATCCCtttccatggacactgcctggtctgctgagatcccccaacaTTTTATGAATGTGAAGAATTATAAAGAATAAGGaattatattaaaataaagtTTGGGAAATGGCATGGAAAGGTTAGCCATGAATGGTGGAGTGGTGCACAGACCCACAGTTGGTAAAAGATGGGCTTTAATTACACCAATGGCCAACACAGTTTGAAGATGTGCTGAAAG from Hypanus sabinus isolate sHypSab1 chromosome 1, sHypSab1.hap1, whole genome shotgun sequence includes these protein-coding regions:
- the LOC132390701 gene encoding metal transporter CNNM4-like gives rise to the protein MGGRLAIGWQRDAGECYNMARLRRGCCGCILTALLLQSAVPGAGAGAGAFLISGLRLEDAAEMPEARPSLVAALAASQPDALQVTEDSTVRLRVFGTNLGRDAWRLLAFAEAEGNASQAGGGLCPHHSKDIEVQRQVEVSRDSSAVLRLKVRPLRKNEEFRLFMLCTWNGSAWMLHPGNDTRIVVLELREPLMPLWLHIVLTLFLLALSGIFSGLNLGLMALDPMELRIVQNCGTDSERRHAKSIEPVRRQGNYLLCSLLLGNVLVNSTLTVLLDELLGSGWVTVVTSTIGIVILGEIVPQALCSRHGLAVGARTIVLTKLFMLLTFPLSFPISKFLDLILGQEIGKVYSREKIMEMLKVTGPYNGLDKGELNMIQGALELRSKTVEDVMTPIHDCYMVNKDTILDFSTMSEIMETGYTRIPVYEQEKSNIVDILYVKDLAFVDPDDCVPLKTITKFYNHSLHFVFYDTRLDTMLEEFKKGKSHLAIVQKVNSEGEGDPFYEVLGLVTLEDVIEEIIKSEILDESDLYTDNRSKKKAVHYGKKRDYSAFKPDVNEVQIKVSPQLLLAAHRFLSTEVSHFSTAHFSEKILLRLLKHPDVINEIKFDEDNKYSPDHYLYIRGRPVDYFVLILQGKVETEAGKEDMKFETGPFSYYGTMALGSSLVETRSSSRNSELNRSMSLHQAERSESSGSIVPSSMGGSVHYVPDFSVRAIMDLQFMKITWQQYQNGLLASKLDSTPQSPENPHTKIEITPSAKPPSIVDETTSLLNEQNSSDLKAKHTSIENNI